The proteins below come from a single Chondrinema litorale genomic window:
- a CDS encoding carcinine hydrolase/isopenicillin-N N-acyltransferase family protein: MKPTLFTIFILLIFNISIPSLKACSVLYYIDLQTGKIYIANNEDFWYDVEPYIQLMPASKKKHARLWYGWDNFAQGGINEEGLFFDGAVTPLQTRPVGYQKPKGNLGDEILANCSTVEEAVNYLEKEKIALNNGHMMFGDRSGNAVVVEWVGGERKLEYIKDNKLVMTNFLLSETTQGNYPCYRYVAITNSIANLESKNKALSFLEISNTLGNAVQVPIPDENGRKGGTLYSTFIDVTEMEFVLIYKIDNSKVTKLDLNKEFAAGKKRKLKLE, translated from the coding sequence ATGAAACCAACACTATTTACGATTTTCATCTTGCTTATATTTAATATCTCAATTCCATCTTTAAAAGCTTGTTCCGTACTTTATTACATTGATTTACAAACAGGAAAAATTTACATAGCCAACAACGAAGATTTTTGGTACGATGTAGAACCATACATTCAGCTTATGCCAGCTAGCAAAAAGAAACATGCAAGATTATGGTACGGTTGGGATAATTTTGCTCAAGGAGGTATTAATGAGGAAGGTTTATTTTTTGATGGCGCTGTTACCCCACTGCAAACAAGACCAGTAGGTTACCAAAAACCAAAAGGCAATTTAGGAGATGAAATACTGGCTAATTGCAGTACCGTGGAAGAAGCTGTAAACTATCTGGAAAAAGAAAAAATTGCATTAAACAACGGACATATGATGTTTGGAGATCGGTCTGGTAATGCAGTAGTAGTAGAGTGGGTAGGAGGTGAAAGAAAGCTTGAATACATAAAAGATAACAAACTAGTTATGACAAACTTTTTGTTGTCAGAAACTACTCAGGGTAATTATCCTTGTTACAGATATGTGGCTATTACTAATAGTATAGCTAATCTTGAGAGTAAAAATAAAGCGCTTAGCTTTCTTGAAATTAGCAACACTTTAGGTAATGCCGTTCAGGTTCCTATACCTGATGAAAATGGCAGAAAAGGAGGCACATTATATTCAACTTTTATTGATGTAACCGAAATGGAATTCGTTTTGATCTATAAGATTGATAATTCGAAAGTGACCAAGCTCGATCTAAACAAAGAATTTGCAGCAGGCAAAAAAAGAAAATTGAAGCTAGAATAA
- a CDS encoding BRO family protein, whose translation MLDIKLFNSQEIRSVMYKGEPHFLVTDVIAALTETSNANRYWTDLKRREKKASGVELYALCVRLKIEASNGRKYEMECAAKEALFRIIQSVPSKKAEAFKLWLAKVGSDHVDEKLSKRLAAHRKLKESQKRFLENISDRGVDDVGFIKVIEAGDNALFGGKNMHEIYNIDKEENLDDYMNALLLKGKDFATEISNLNVHHKDLQGKEDISKEHEEQNKGIREHLISKTNYKPEDIPPEDKLSQKGLKQQNNKGGKLEE comes from the coding sequence ATGTTGGATATAAAACTATTTAATTCTCAGGAGATAAGATCGGTAATGTACAAGGGAGAACCACATTTTCTTGTAACGGATGTAATTGCAGCTCTAACAGAAACTTCTAATGCCAATCGCTATTGGACAGACTTAAAAAGAAGAGAAAAGAAAGCATCCGGAGTTGAATTATACGCACTTTGCGTAAGGTTGAAAATTGAAGCTTCTAATGGTAGAAAATATGAGATGGAATGTGCTGCAAAAGAAGCTTTATTTAGAATTATCCAGTCTGTACCCTCTAAAAAAGCAGAAGCATTTAAACTTTGGTTGGCAAAAGTAGGTAGCGATCACGTAGACGAAAAACTCTCTAAAAGACTTGCAGCCCATCGGAAATTAAAAGAATCGCAGAAAAGATTTTTAGAAAACATCTCAGACAGAGGGGTTGATGATGTAGGCTTTATTAAAGTAATTGAGGCGGGTGACAATGCGCTTTTTGGAGGCAAAAATATGCATGAAATTTACAATATAGACAAGGAAGAAAATCTAGATGATTATATGAATGCTTTGCTGCTGAAAGGGAAGGATTTTGCCACTGAAATATCTAACCTGAATGTGCACCACAAAGACTTACAAGGAAAGGAAGATATTAGCAAAGAACACGAAGAGCAAAATAAAGGAATTAGAGAGCATTTAATAAGCAAAACTAATTACAAACCTGAAGATATTCCACCCGAAGATAAACTCTCTCAAAAAGGCTTAAAACAGCAAAACAATAAAGGTGGGAAATTAGAAGAATAG
- a CDS encoding ParA family protein: MTDILHVYNSKGGVGKSSLSWVIGTTLAKHLEAAESSEKVLIIDLDIQKNISTCLVKNPDEVEYSLSDIFINGTAPEKAIVNVSDNLDLLPSEGDLDSVTNYLSTITMGREFQFKEKLESFLKENYRIVVIDYPPNINLLTLNALIVSEEHCHVVVPVELSFLSLAGAVQVEEQLNKIKKYNLNRNIEIDFVCIVKDNISRSNHAKISQSEIEDRFKDKILKNTLKQAIDIPNAMVSKSTNLWDYDSETKAGDFVNELVVELWQKMNASS, encoded by the coding sequence ATGACAGATATATTACATGTATATAATAGTAAAGGAGGCGTTGGTAAAAGCTCCTTATCTTGGGTAATTGGAACTACACTCGCTAAACATTTGGAAGCTGCGGAGTCATCGGAAAAAGTGTTGATTATCGACCTTGATATTCAGAAAAATATTTCTACTTGCCTTGTTAAAAATCCAGATGAAGTTGAGTACTCGCTCTCAGATATTTTTATCAATGGAACAGCACCAGAAAAGGCAATTGTAAACGTATCAGACAATCTGGATTTATTGCCATCTGAAGGAGACCTAGATTCTGTAACAAATTACCTTTCGACCATTACCATGGGCAGGGAGTTTCAGTTTAAAGAAAAACTGGAGAGCTTTCTAAAAGAGAATTACAGGATTGTGGTAATCGACTATCCGCCGAATATAAACCTTCTTACATTAAACGCACTGATAGTATCTGAAGAGCATTGTCATGTGGTGGTTCCAGTAGAGCTTTCATTTCTTTCGCTAGCTGGGGCAGTACAAGTTGAAGAGCAATTGAACAAGATTAAGAAGTACAATCTGAATCGCAACATAGAGATCGACTTCGTTTGCATTGTGAAGGATAACATTTCTAGGTCTAATCACGCAAAAATTTCTCAAAGTGAGATAGAAGATCGTTTTAAAGATAAAATCCTTAAAAACACCTTAAAACAAGCTATTGACATTCCAAATGCCATGGTTTCTAAGTCTACCAACCTTTGGGATTACGATTCGGAGACAAAAGCGGGAGATTTTGTAAATGAACTTGTGGTGGAATTGTGGCAAAAAATGAATGCCAGTTCGTAA
- a CDS encoding adenylate/guanylate cyclase domain-containing protein, which produces MIRPKTKRDLNRIIPFGVIWLLSGWIFLIVELAATDSFNQLPTTAIQMDTQIFIMSSLAITCVGLFIGFIEIKYLENVFANKKFIVKICSKFFIYTLVFFFVVLITFPIAASLEIKAGLFDPRVWDKYLEYFTSITHLSTVLQLTASLIVSLFYSEISEYIGQGVLMKFFTGKYHSPIEEERIFMFLDMKSSTSIAEKLGHVEYFKLLKSYYADIAEPIIDFEGEIYQYVGDEIIVSWKLASPKLNTRCIDCFFAMRDALLQKSDWYKATFGIVPTFKAGIHLGNVTAGEIGVIKKEILFTGDVLNATARIQGLCNSLNTDLLLSSDLAEILNPDNKLQLKVLGEFNLRGKEESKELYTVG; this is translated from the coding sequence ATGATAAGACCAAAAACTAAGAGAGATCTCAATAGAATTATTCCCTTTGGAGTAATTTGGCTACTTTCCGGATGGATTTTTCTGATAGTAGAATTAGCCGCTACTGATAGCTTCAATCAGTTACCTACTACTGCCATTCAAATGGATACTCAAATTTTTATAATGTCGAGTTTGGCAATAACCTGTGTTGGGCTTTTTATAGGTTTTATCGAAATAAAGTATCTTGAAAATGTTTTTGCCAACAAAAAATTCATTGTTAAAATATGCTCCAAGTTTTTCATTTACACATTGGTATTCTTTTTTGTGGTACTCATTACTTTTCCCATTGCCGCCAGTTTAGAAATTAAAGCTGGTTTATTCGACCCTAGAGTTTGGGATAAATATCTGGAATATTTTACTAGTATTACCCATTTAAGTACTGTGCTGCAACTCACAGCTTCTCTCATTGTTTCTTTGTTTTATAGTGAGATTAGCGAATATATTGGACAAGGTGTACTAATGAAGTTCTTCACAGGCAAGTACCACTCCCCTATCGAAGAAGAAAGAATTTTTATGTTTCTGGACATGAAGTCTTCAACCAGTATTGCCGAAAAGCTTGGCCATGTGGAATACTTCAAATTGCTCAAAAGCTACTATGCTGACATTGCCGAACCCATTATCGATTTCGAAGGAGAAATTTATCAGTATGTGGGTGATGAGATTATTGTTTCTTGGAAGCTTGCTTCACCAAAGTTAAACACCCGATGTATTGATTGTTTTTTTGCGATGCGAGATGCTTTGCTGCAAAAGAGTGATTGGTATAAAGCGACTTTTGGAATTGTACCCACTTTTAAAGCTGGCATTCATTTAGGTAATGTTACTGCTGGCGAAATTGGTGTAATTAAAAAAGAAATTCTATTTACCGGAGATGTACTTAATGCCACTGCTAGAATTCAAGGTTTATGTAATAGCTTAAATACAGACTTGTTACTTTCATCTGACCTTGCCGAAATTCTAAATCCAGATAATAAGCTCCAGCTTAAAGTATTAGGTGAATTTAACTTAAGAGGCAAAGAAGAAAGTAAAGAGCTTTATACAGTTGGGTGA